A single window of Halobacterium jilantaiense DNA harbors:
- a CDS encoding cobyrinic acid a,c-diamide synthase — MRGFVLGGTASGVGKTVATLAVLRALDDAGYDPQPAKAGPDFIDPSHHEAVAEKPSRSLDPWLAGEAGTRRTYYRGEGDVCVVEGMMGLYDGSVASTAGVAEVLDLPVVLVADASAGMQSVGATALGFREYAAEAGVNVDVVGVLAQRAHGGRHEAGIRDALPDGVDYLGRIPPVDALEIPERHLGLRMGDEAPVDPDALDAAAEHVDAERLVDLAREPPRPEPAAPGPATENRVAVADDAAFCFEYPATRQRLRARADVVPFSPVAGDDLPDCDGVYLPGGYPELHADALADSPALDALADRAADGLPVLGECGGLMALAESLTTTDGDSHAMAGVLPADVTMRERYQALDHVKLRARGDTLTASAGDRLRGHEFHYSEGDVAGDARFAFDVERGDGITGDRDGLTEYDTLGTYAHVHAESSAFDRFLDSL, encoded by the coding sequence GTGAGAGGGTTCGTCCTCGGCGGGACCGCCTCGGGCGTCGGGAAGACCGTGGCGACGCTCGCGGTCCTGCGCGCGCTCGACGACGCCGGCTACGACCCCCAGCCGGCGAAGGCCGGCCCGGACTTCATCGACCCGAGCCACCACGAGGCGGTCGCGGAGAAACCCTCGCGCTCGCTCGACCCGTGGCTCGCGGGCGAAGCCGGAACGCGCCGGACCTACTACCGGGGCGAGGGCGACGTCTGCGTCGTCGAGGGGATGATGGGGCTCTACGACGGCTCCGTGGCGAGTACGGCGGGTGTGGCCGAAGTCCTCGACCTCCCGGTCGTGCTGGTCGCGGACGCCAGCGCCGGGATGCAGAGCGTCGGCGCGACGGCCCTCGGCTTCCGGGAATACGCCGCCGAAGCCGGCGTCAACGTGGACGTGGTCGGCGTGCTCGCCCAGCGCGCCCACGGCGGCCGCCACGAAGCCGGCATCCGGGACGCGCTCCCGGACGGCGTCGACTACCTCGGCCGGATTCCGCCCGTCGACGCCCTCGAAATCCCCGAGCGCCATCTCGGCCTCCGGATGGGCGACGAAGCGCCGGTCGACCCCGACGCACTGGACGCGGCCGCCGAGCACGTCGACGCCGAGCGGCTCGTCGATCTGGCCCGGGAGCCGCCCCGGCCGGAGCCCGCAGCGCCCGGCCCGGCCACCGAGAACCGGGTGGCGGTCGCCGACGACGCGGCGTTCTGCTTCGAGTACCCAGCGACCCGGCAGCGCCTCCGGGCGCGCGCCGACGTGGTGCCGTTCTCGCCCGTCGCGGGCGACGACCTCCCCGACTGCGACGGCGTCTACCTCCCCGGCGGCTACCCCGAGTTGCACGCCGACGCGCTCGCGGACTCGCCCGCGCTCGACGCGCTCGCCGACCGGGCCGCGGACGGTCTCCCCGTTCTCGGCGAGTGCGGCGGCCTGATGGCGCTCGCGGAGTCACTGACGACGACGGACGGCGACTCGCACGCGATGGCGGGCGTGCTGCCCGCGGACGTGACGATGCGCGAGCGCTACCAGGCCCTCGACCACGTGAAACTCCGGGCGCGCGGGGACACGCTCACGGCGAGTGCGGGTGACCGGCTGCGCGGCCACGAGTTCCACTACTCCGAGGGCGACGTGGCCGGCGACGCCCGGTTCGCGTTCGACGTCGAGCGCGGCGACGGCATCACGGGCGACCGGGACGGCCTCACAGAGTACGACACCCTCGGCACGTACGCGCACGTCCACGCCGAGAGCAGCGCCTTCGACCGCTTCCTCGATTCACTATGA
- a CDS encoding nicotinate-nucleotide--dimethylbenzimidazole phosphoribosyltransferase — MSGTSDTLFALAAGSTQTAAIEGISAAGADPTLMAHTPSADAELLAYGRTARAPVVPVSPTGCPTPAVVTRAVRERLGFETVVLDAGLAEPTGAPTIDLGAARGGDVRDSEPVPDAAEIFETARTLGSDLPADRLVVAETVPGGTTTAMGVLAALGERRAVSSSLPENPLELKREVVDAGLAASDLDAGDLAGEPTEAVRRMGDPVLAAVSGLAAGALDADADVTLAGGTQLATAGALVRHAGVEDGLELATTSFVAGDDSARIRDLAADQSLDLTVTDPGFEARDSHPAMAAYLAGEAKEGVGMGGALALAAEADLGMDAVRESIVEVYDRVTDPVEEPA, encoded by the coding sequence ATGTCCGGTACGTCCGATACGCTGTTCGCGCTCGCCGCGGGGTCGACGCAGACGGCCGCAATCGAGGGCATCAGCGCGGCCGGTGCCGACCCGACGCTCATGGCCCACACGCCCAGCGCGGACGCCGAACTGCTCGCGTACGGCCGGACGGCGCGCGCTCCCGTCGTCCCCGTCAGCCCCACCGGGTGCCCGACTCCGGCGGTCGTCACGCGCGCCGTCCGCGAGCGGCTGGGCTTCGAGACCGTCGTCCTCGACGCGGGGCTCGCCGAACCAACCGGTGCGCCGACTATCGACCTCGGTGCGGCGCGGGGCGGCGACGTCCGCGACTCCGAACCGGTGCCCGACGCCGCAGAGATTTTCGAGACGGCGCGAACGCTCGGCAGCGACCTCCCCGCGGACCGCCTCGTCGTCGCCGAGACCGTGCCCGGCGGCACCACGACGGCGATGGGCGTCCTCGCCGCGCTCGGGGAGCGCCGCGCCGTCTCCTCCTCGCTCCCGGAGAACCCGCTCGAACTCAAACGCGAGGTCGTCGACGCGGGGCTCGCCGCCAGCGACCTCGACGCCGGCGACCTCGCCGGCGAGCCCACGGAGGCCGTCCGCCGGATGGGCGACCCCGTGCTCGCCGCGGTCTCGGGGCTCGCAGCGGGCGCGCTCGACGCCGACGCGGACGTGACGCTCGCGGGCGGCACGCAGCTCGCCACCGCCGGCGCGCTCGTCCGCCACGCCGGGGTCGAGGACGGCCTCGAACTCGCGACTACGTCGTTCGTCGCCGGCGACGACTCCGCGCGCATCCGCGACCTCGCCGCCGACCAATCCCTCGACCTCACTGTCACCGACCCCGGCTTCGAGGCGCGCGACTCGCACCCGGCGATGGCGGCCTACCTCGCCGGCGAAGCGAAAGAAGGCGTCGGGATGGGCGGCGCGCTCGCGCTCGCCGCCGAGGCGGACCTCGGCATGGACGCGGTCCGAGAGTCTATCGTCGAGGTCTACGACCGCGTGACCGACCCGGTGGAGGAACCGGCGTGA
- a CDS encoding CbtB domain-containing protein — MSVGTDTVHGRITRFEPTRTQLLGLTLAVLLGAVLLFAQTPMLHDSMHNFRHAAGITCH, encoded by the coding sequence ATGAGTGTCGGAACAGACACCGTCCACGGTCGCATCACTCGCTTCGAGCCGACGCGTACACAGCTCCTCGGGCTGACGCTCGCGGTGCTCCTGGGTGCCGTTCTCCTGTTCGCCCAGACGCCGATGCTCCACGACAGCATGCACAACTTCCGGCACGCAGCCGGCATCACTTGCCACTGA
- a CDS encoding sirohydrochlorin chelatase gives MTRDALVLLGRDTPHARETLATHARRLRDRGVADAVHACHYEHEPRRDLRDPLARVDADRAFAVPMTAAHARETTVDVPAALARVDAAVHYCEPVCRSGAVTDALHDRATEAAAGDPAAVGLVALGASSQPYHRQVAEYHAARLRERGDYEDVSTAFLVQNPAAECLRYNLDADDAVAVPLFVAGSDATDRDIPDRLELDRGGLAYADVLGTHPRLTDAVAGLVAEKRVLAEREDAESVDDSLTADATAFAADGEGR, from the coding sequence ATGACACGCGACGCGCTCGTCCTCCTCGGCCGGGACACGCCCCACGCCCGCGAAACGCTCGCCACGCACGCCCGGCGGCTCCGCGACCGCGGCGTCGCGGACGCCGTCCACGCCTGCCACTACGAACACGAACCGCGGCGGGACCTCCGCGACCCGCTGGCTCGCGTCGACGCCGACCGCGCGTTCGCGGTGCCGATGACCGCCGCGCACGCCCGCGAAACCACCGTCGACGTCCCCGCGGCGCTGGCTCGCGTCGACGCCGCCGTCCACTACTGCGAGCCCGTCTGCCGCAGCGGTGCCGTCACGGACGCCCTCCACGACCGCGCCACCGAAGCCGCCGCCGGCGACCCCGCCGCGGTCGGCCTCGTCGCGCTCGGTGCCAGCTCCCAGCCCTACCACCGGCAGGTCGCCGAGTACCACGCCGCGCGCCTCCGCGAGCGCGGCGACTACGAGGATGTCTCCACCGCCTTCCTCGTTCAGAACCCCGCCGCCGAGTGCCTGCGGTACAACCTCGACGCCGACGACGCGGTCGCCGTCCCCCTGTTCGTCGCCGGCAGCGACGCCACCGACCGCGACATCCCCGACCGGCTCGAACTCGACCGGGGCGGCCTCGCGTACGCCGACGTCCTCGGCACCCACCCCCGGCTCACGGACGCCGTGGCGGGGCTGGTCGCCGAGAAGCGCGTCCTCGCCGAGCGCGAGGACGCCGAGAGCGTCGACGACTCGCTGACCGCGGACGCGACCGCGTTCGCCGCGGACGGCGAGGGGCGATAA
- a CDS encoding cobalt-precorrin-7 (C(5))-methyltransferase → MSDDYDLDSGPDPADFAARRPEAVPGDGERTVHAVGIGPGNTAFLTPRGERAIREADVVVGFETVVDFVGGLTDADLLTCGYRDEGETLSAFADRVAAGERGTAVLMGDPNHSGYQFVGKVERAVGAPVRVVPGISSLQVAASRARTPMEDTEFVTLHKSGDLTADLARLRDRVGDRHLLVLPRPFDLMPGDVAADLLDAGADPSLDALVLERLTHDDEAVTRSTLGDLAAHAGEETPFSDLSVLAVRRE, encoded by the coding sequence ATGAGCGACGACTACGACCTCGACTCGGGGCCCGACCCGGCTGACTTCGCCGCGCGGCGGCCCGAGGCGGTCCCCGGAGACGGCGAGCGAACCGTCCACGCCGTCGGCATTGGTCCCGGGAACACGGCGTTCCTGACGCCCCGCGGCGAGCGCGCGATTCGCGAGGCGGACGTCGTGGTGGGCTTCGAGACGGTCGTCGACTTCGTCGGCGGCCTGACGGACGCCGACCTGCTGACGTGTGGCTACCGCGACGAGGGCGAGACGCTGTCGGCGTTCGCCGACCGCGTGGCGGCGGGCGAGCGCGGGACGGCGGTGCTGATGGGCGATCCGAACCACTCCGGCTACCAGTTCGTCGGGAAAGTCGAGCGGGCCGTCGGCGCGCCCGTCCGGGTCGTTCCGGGCATTTCGTCGCTCCAGGTGGCCGCGAGCAGGGCGCGCACGCCGATGGAGGACACCGAGTTCGTCACCCTGCACAAGAGCGGCGACCTGACTGCGGACCTCGCGCGGCTCCGGGACCGGGTCGGTGACCGCCACCTGCTCGTGCTGCCGCGGCCCTTCGACCTGATGCCGGGCGACGTGGCGGCCGACCTGCTGGACGCTGGCGCGGACCCGTCGCTGGACGCGCTCGTGCTGGAGCGACTGACCCACGACGACGAGGCAGTCACGCGGTCGACGCTCGGCGACCTCGCGGCGCACGCGGGCGAGGAGACGCCGTTCTCGGACCTGTCGGTGCTGGCGGTGCGCCGGGAGTAG
- a CDS encoding VWA domain-containing protein — protein MVELGNGKKVSPGDRASVPFPAVVGQQDLKTALLTVAADDALDGLLVAGEKGTAKSTAARALADLLPDQRAVADCPYGCPPDDPDRQCADCRDRDDPPVETRAVPFVTLPLGAARDRVVGSLSVTDALAGDAEFNPGLLARANRGILYVDEVNLLDDHLVDVLLDAAAAGVNRVERDGVSVTHPADFTLVGTMNPEEGDLRPQFRDRFALHVAVAGSDDLDDRVEILDRALDGFDGDYAAETSAVRDRLLDARDLLPEVDLPDSLAREVAELCRDAGVDGHRADLATARAARTLAALDGRPTVTEADVQRAAEFALPHRLQSRPFEDAPDPEEVVDDHFADGDDDPEHSDSDDATEPSEDMDGDGGEGADGDERGDADADDSENAPDGGGGPDAGDGEPTETGDGDGEEPQPGPAATGGDGGSAGDGRDSERDGRDDSGDGESDRGGDDSEEAVPLVPGQPRAEAADPGDAAAPEPASPTAEQAAGDGRATATPSTEGRGPRVRTERASATDSVDAAASVRAAAARGSDSVESRDLRQSVRSGSASALVVFAVDASASMRGPMRAAKGVALDLLRDAYERRDEVAVVTFAGEDADVVLPPTDSVTLAARHLKSLPTGDRTPLPAGLRAADEVVARADPDAAVVVVVTDGRANGGTDQPTSDTRAAASALADRDAEVLVVDAGDGDRASLVDDVVRAADGERVPLDALTPERVAASVDAGARRD, from the coding sequence ATGGTTGAACTAGGAAACGGCAAAAAGGTGTCGCCCGGCGACCGGGCGAGCGTGCCGTTCCCCGCCGTCGTCGGGCAGCAGGACCTCAAGACGGCCCTGCTCACCGTCGCCGCCGACGACGCCCTCGACGGCCTGCTCGTCGCCGGCGAGAAGGGCACGGCGAAGTCCACGGCCGCCCGCGCGCTCGCCGACCTCCTCCCCGACCAGCGCGCCGTCGCCGACTGTCCCTACGGCTGCCCGCCGGACGACCCGGACCGCCAGTGCGCGGACTGCCGCGACCGCGACGACCCGCCGGTCGAGACCCGCGCCGTCCCGTTCGTCACGCTCCCCCTCGGTGCCGCCCGCGACCGCGTCGTCGGCTCGCTGTCCGTCACCGACGCCCTGGCCGGCGACGCCGAGTTCAACCCAGGTTTACTCGCGCGGGCGAACCGGGGCATCCTCTACGTTGACGAGGTGAATCTCCTCGACGACCACCTCGTGGACGTCCTGCTGGACGCCGCCGCCGCCGGCGTCAACCGCGTCGAGCGCGACGGCGTCAGCGTCACCCACCCCGCCGATTTCACGCTCGTCGGGACGATGAACCCCGAGGAGGGCGACCTCCGGCCGCAGTTCCGCGACCGGTTCGCCCTCCACGTCGCCGTCGCTGGCAGCGACGACCTGGACGACCGCGTCGAAATCCTCGACCGCGCGCTCGACGGCTTCGACGGCGACTACGCCGCGGAGACCAGCGCCGTCCGCGACCGCCTGCTCGACGCCCGCGACCTGCTCCCCGAGGTCGACCTCCCCGACTCGCTGGCGCGCGAGGTCGCCGAACTCTGTCGCGACGCGGGGGTCGACGGCCACCGCGCGGACCTCGCGACGGCCCGGGCCGCGCGCACCCTCGCCGCGCTCGACGGCCGCCCCACGGTCACCGAGGCCGACGTCCAGCGCGCCGCCGAGTTCGCGCTCCCGCACCGCCTCCAGTCCCGGCCGTTCGAGGACGCCCCGGACCCCGAGGAGGTCGTCGACGACCACTTCGCGGACGGCGACGACGACCCGGAACACAGCGACAGCGACGACGCCACCGAACCGAGCGAGGACATGGACGGTGACGGTGGCGAGGGTGCAGACGGTGACGAGAGAGGGGATGCGGACGCTGACGACAGCGAGAACGCACCCGACGGCGGTGGCGGTCCGGACGCCGGAGACGGGGAGCCGACGGAGACCGGCGACGGGGACGGCGAGGAGCCACAGCCCGGGCCGGCGGCGACCGGCGGCGACGGCGGCTCTGCGGGGGACGGCCGCGACAGCGAGCGCGACGGGCGCGACGATTCGGGGGACGGCGAGTCGGACCGCGGCGGCGATGACTCTGAGGAGGCGGTGCCGCTCGTGCCCGGTCAGCCGCGCGCCGAGGCAGCCGACCCCGGTGACGCTGCCGCGCCAGAGCCGGCGTCGCCGACGGCCGAGCAGGCGGCGGGCGACGGTCGCGCGACGGCGACGCCGAGTACGGAGGGCCGCGGCCCGCGCGTGCGGACCGAGCGCGCGTCGGCGACCGACAGCGTGGACGCGGCGGCGTCGGTCCGGGCGGCCGCCGCGCGCGGGAGCGACAGCGTCGAGTCCCGCGACCTCCGGCAGTCCGTCCGTTCGGGGTCGGCGTCCGCGCTCGTGGTGTTCGCGGTGGACGCCAGCGCGTCGATGCGCGGGCCGATGCGCGCCGCGAAGGGCGTCGCGCTCGACCTGCTGCGGGACGCCTACGAGCGCCGCGACGAGGTCGCCGTCGTGACGTTCGCCGGCGAGGACGCGGACGTGGTGCTCCCGCCGACGGACAGCGTGACGCTCGCCGCGCGCCACCTCAAGTCGCTGCCGACGGGCGACAGGACGCCGCTGCCGGCGGGCCTGCGGGCGGCCGACGAGGTGGTGGCGCGCGCGGACCCGGACGCCGCCGTCGTGGTCGTCGTCACGGACGGGCGCGCGAACGGCGGGACCGACCAGCCGACCAGCGACACCCGAGCGGCGGCGAGCGCGCTCGCGGACCGCGACGCCGAGGTGCTCGTCGTGGACGCCGGCGACGGCGACCGGGCGAGCCTCGTCGACGACGTGGTGCGGGCGGCCGACGGCGAGCGCGTACCGCTGGACGCGCTGACGCCCGAACGGGTGGCGGCGTCCGTCGACGCCGGGGCCCGTCGCGACTGA
- a CDS encoding precorrin-8X methylmutase: protein MTTDGDADGDFEAYADLGATTANAMEIAETSMDRVRELVPDETLADRVRQKSVHATGDPEFQHLVRFTGGDDSQPVRAGARAVLDEAPIVTDITMVKAGITGRGHDCEVRKAIGNGADLAAETGMTRTAASVLELDRQGVYDGAIAVIGNAPTAALALADCIEDGTRPAVVVATPVGFVKAAESRQRLREVAGEHGVPAITNVGRRGGSGLAAGLTNELVHVASDVRDGDETLDGR, encoded by the coding sequence ATGACGACTGACGGCGACGCGGACGGCGACTTCGAGGCGTACGCCGACCTCGGCGCGACGACGGCGAACGCGATGGAGATTGCGGAGACGAGCATGGACCGCGTGCGCGAGCTGGTGCCCGACGAGACGCTCGCCGACCGCGTTCGCCAGAAGTCCGTGCACGCGACCGGCGACCCCGAGTTCCAGCACCTGGTGCGGTTCACGGGCGGCGACGACTCGCAGCCCGTTCGCGCGGGCGCTCGGGCCGTCCTCGACGAGGCCCCCATCGTGACGGACATCACGATGGTGAAAGCGGGCATCACGGGCCGCGGCCACGACTGCGAGGTGCGGAAGGCCATCGGGAACGGCGCGGACCTCGCGGCCGAGACGGGGATGACGCGGACCGCCGCGTCCGTCCTCGAACTCGACAGACAGGGCGTCTACGACGGCGCAATCGCCGTGATCGGGAACGCGCCGACGGCGGCGCTCGCGCTCGCGGACTGCATCGAGGACGGCACCCGGCCGGCGGTCGTCGTCGCGACGCCGGTCGGCTTCGTGAAGGCCGCGGAGAGCCGACAGCGCCTGCGCGAGGTCGCCGGCGAGCACGGCGTCCCCGCCATCACGAACGTCGGGCGGCGCGGCGGCAGCGGCCTCGCCGCGGGGCTGACGAACGAACTGGTCCACGTCGCCAGCGACGTGCGCGACGGCGACGAGACGCTGGACGGCCGATGA
- the cobN gene encoding cobaltochelatase subunit CobN, producing the protein MSEIALYTATENELGSIQAAAERVDADLVARSESDLDDDTDVEAFLDAAAGADAAVFWLHGAEDSMPGYDRATRRLADAGVPLVVKSTGDAYAVEDTTVAAEDRDTVYEYLERGGTANVANCLRFLADRYSASEFAYDAPVALPTEGVYHPDHPGVEYDELRATFDPEQPTVAVWFYESHWTHENTRYVDALVRSLEAQGANALPVFCNPATDSDEQEDAEWVTDEWLIDGEASETPRTGGGGTADGEPVVDAVLSSFMFSLSMDERGRSASDEGDSAEDVFLDRLGVPVLQTVTTMRSRSRYDSADTGVMGFELALSVALPEFDGNVITHPISGKERTDDDAGIGSAPKQHFPIEDRVEHATSLTVNWARLRHLDNDEKQVAVVLHNYPPSDDGIGTAFGLDTPESTVNLLDELVERGYDLGGATPPEGQALIEQLTSQLTLDDRWVAPEDVREHSVDVVSTDEYADWWADADPEFRENVVEEWGDPPERPFAIPGVEYGNVLVTVQPPRGFGMDPEKVYHDSDLQPPHDYYAFYAWLREDFDADAVVHLGTHGSLEWLPGKTVGLDAESAPDALLGDLPNVYPYIVNNPGEGTQAKRRSYAAVVDYLTPVMRTAGTYDELAELEELASRYREAGTGSGADAEAHLADRIREQVDDLDLAVELGIAGEIAEKADVRGPDEAGTSLADGDVDGDDVDIDELVERVHEYVTDVKTTQIRMGLHTMGEAPDGDRLVEYLVALTRLENPGAPSLRESVAGVLGVDYDTMLDSPGEYSDDLGMTYAEAADEVYETSVDLVATLAAEGFDVPASNVEAGPDDEVNMNLLVVDIDTLGDARAQSGAHDDLREVLEFICEEAAPRVFGAETEIPQTADALNGEYVEPGGSGAPTRGGVDLLPTGRNFYTLDPRKVPARTAWDVGKEVADGVAERHREDEGEYPEEIGVVAWGTPTVRTRGETIAQVLGLMGVRPVWTDAGRVDDVEPIPLDELDRPRIDVTTRVSGLFRDAFPQAAGVIHDAVDAVVDLDEPHDRNYVKKHVEAEAAELEAEGVENPEAAAKHRVFTTRPGGYGAGTNKAVDEGEWEDRSDLADVYVQWGGYAMGSRGRVSEAHDAFERRLGNVDATVKIEDTMEQDEFDSSDWYAFHGGFITAVAEESGEEPASYVGDSSDPDNVDVYTNEQKVRKAMRARVLNPDWLDSMEDHGYKGAGDLSSTVDVTLGWDATTGVVSDRLWDDVAEQYAFDSERQDWMRDVNPWALSSITDTLLEAVERDLWDADEDTEERLRDLNMQVEGDLEARASSGPADGEAADTDTSEVNADDD; encoded by the coding sequence ATGTCTGAGATTGCACTCTACACGGCGACCGAGAACGAACTCGGCTCCATCCAGGCGGCCGCCGAGCGCGTCGACGCGGACCTCGTCGCGCGCTCGGAGAGCGACCTCGACGACGACACCGACGTCGAGGCGTTCCTCGACGCCGCGGCCGGGGCCGACGCCGCCGTGTTCTGGCTGCACGGTGCCGAGGACAGCATGCCCGGCTACGACCGCGCCACCCGACGGCTCGCGGACGCCGGCGTCCCGCTCGTCGTGAAGTCCACGGGCGACGCGTACGCCGTCGAGGACACAACCGTCGCCGCCGAGGACCGGGACACCGTCTACGAGTACCTCGAACGGGGCGGCACGGCAAACGTCGCCAACTGCCTGCGCTTCCTCGCGGACCGCTACTCGGCCAGCGAGTTCGCGTACGACGCCCCCGTCGCGCTCCCCACCGAGGGCGTCTACCACCCCGACCACCCCGGCGTCGAGTACGACGAGCTGCGCGCGACCTTCGACCCCGAGCAGCCGACCGTCGCGGTCTGGTTCTACGAGTCCCACTGGACCCACGAGAACACCCGCTACGTCGACGCGCTCGTCCGCTCGCTGGAGGCACAGGGCGCGAACGCGCTCCCCGTCTTCTGCAATCCGGCGACGGACAGCGACGAACAGGAAGACGCCGAGTGGGTGACCGACGAGTGGCTGATTGACGGCGAGGCGTCGGAGACGCCTCGAACTGGAGGTGGTGGAACCGCCGACGGTGAGCCGGTCGTCGACGCCGTCCTCTCCTCGTTCATGTTCTCGCTGTCGATGGACGAGCGCGGCCGGTCGGCGAGCGACGAGGGCGATTCGGCCGAGGACGTGTTCCTCGACCGCCTCGGCGTCCCCGTCCTCCAGACGGTGACGACGATGCGCTCGCGGTCCCGCTACGACTCGGCGGACACGGGCGTGATGGGCTTCGAACTCGCGCTCTCGGTCGCGCTGCCGGAGTTCGACGGGAACGTCATCACGCACCCGATTTCGGGCAAGGAGCGCACCGACGACGACGCGGGCATCGGCTCCGCGCCGAAACAGCACTTCCCGATCGAGGACCGCGTCGAGCACGCCACCAGCCTCACCGTGAACTGGGCGCGGCTGCGGCACCTCGACAACGACGAGAAGCAGGTCGCGGTCGTGCTCCACAACTACCCGCCGAGCGACGACGGCATCGGCACCGCGTTCGGCCTCGACACGCCCGAGAGCACGGTGAATCTGCTCGACGAGCTAGTCGAGAGGGGGTACGACCTCGGTGGAGCGACCCCACCCGAGGGGCAGGCGCTCATCGAACAGTTGACCAGCCAGCTCACGCTGGACGACCGCTGGGTCGCGCCCGAGGACGTGCGCGAGCACAGCGTCGACGTGGTCTCCACGGACGAGTACGCGGACTGGTGGGCGGACGCCGACCCCGAGTTCCGCGAGAACGTGGTCGAGGAGTGGGGCGACCCGCCCGAGCGTCCGTTCGCGATTCCCGGCGTCGAGTACGGGAACGTCCTCGTCACCGTTCAGCCGCCCCGCGGCTTCGGCATGGACCCGGAGAAGGTCTACCACGACAGCGACCTCCAGCCGCCCCACGACTACTACGCGTTCTACGCGTGGCTCCGCGAGGACTTCGACGCGGACGCCGTCGTCCACCTCGGCACGCACGGGAGCCTGGAGTGGTTGCCGGGGAAGACCGTCGGCCTCGACGCCGAGAGCGCGCCCGACGCGCTGCTCGGGGACCTGCCGAACGTCTACCCGTACATCGTCAACAACCCCGGGGAGGGCACGCAGGCCAAGCGCCGGTCGTACGCCGCGGTCGTGGACTACCTCACGCCCGTCATGCGCACCGCCGGCACGTACGACGAACTCGCCGAGTTGGAGGAGTTGGCCTCGCGCTACCGGGAAGCGGGCACCGGGAGCGGCGCGGACGCCGAGGCTCACCTCGCCGACCGCATCCGCGAGCAGGTCGACGACCTCGACCTCGCGGTCGAACTCGGAATTGCGGGGGAAATCGCCGAGAAAGCCGACGTGCGCGGCCCGGACGAAGCCGGCACGTCGCTCGCAGACGGCGACGTGGACGGCGACGACGTGGACATCGACGAACTGGTCGAGCGCGTCCACGAGTACGTCACGGACGTGAAGACCACCCAGATCCGCATGGGGCTCCACACGATGGGCGAAGCGCCCGACGGCGACCGGCTCGTGGAGTACCTCGTCGCGCTCACGCGCCTGGAGAACCCGGGCGCACCGTCGCTCCGCGAATCGGTCGCGGGCGTGCTGGGCGTGGACTACGATACGATGCTCGACTCGCCGGGGGAGTACAGCGACGACCTCGGCATGACGTACGCCGAGGCCGCCGACGAGGTGTACGAGACGAGCGTCGACCTCGTGGCGACGCTCGCCGCAGAGGGCTTCGACGTGCCGGCGTCGAACGTCGAGGCCGGTCCCGACGACGAGGTGAACATGAACCTCCTCGTGGTCGACATCGACACGCTCGGGGACGCGCGAGCGCAGTCCGGCGCGCACGACGACCTGCGCGAGGTGCTGGAGTTCATCTGCGAGGAGGCCGCGCCGCGGGTGTTCGGCGCGGAGACCGAGATTCCCCAGACGGCGGACGCGCTGAACGGCGAGTACGTCGAACCGGGCGGGAGCGGCGCGCCCACGCGGGGCGGCGTCGACCTCCTGCCGACCGGCCGGAACTTCTACACGCTTGACCCCCGGAAGGTCCCCGCCAGAACGGCGTGGGACGTGGGGAAGGAAGTCGCCGACGGCGTCGCGGAGCGCCACCGGGAAGACGAGGGCGAGTACCCCGAGGAAATCGGGGTCGTCGCGTGGGGCACCCCGACTGTCCGAACGCGCGGGGAGACCATCGCGCAGGTGCTCGGCCTGATGGGCGTCCGGCCGGTCTGGACGGACGCCGGCCGCGTCGACGACGTGGAGCCGATTCCGCTGGACGAACTCGACCGACCGCGAATCGACGTGACGACCCGGGTCTCGGGGCTGTTCCGGGACGCGTTCCCGCAGGCCGCGGGCGTGATTCACGACGCCGTCGACGCGGTCGTCGACCTCGACGAACCCCACGACCGGAACTACGTGAAGAAACACGTCGAGGCGGAGGCGGCCGAACTCGAAGCCGAGGGCGTCGAGAACCCCGAAGCGGCGGCGAAACACCGCGTGTTCACGACGCGGCCCGGCGGCTACGGCGCGGGGACGAACAAGGCGGTCGACGAAGGCGAGTGGGAGGACCGCTCGGACCTCGCCGACGTCTACGTGCAGTGGGGCGGCTACGCGATGGGGTCGCGGGGCCGCGTCAGCGAGGCCCACGACGCCTTCGAGCGCCGCCTCGGGAACGTCGACGCGACGGTGAAAATCGAGGACACGATGGAGCAAGACGAGTTCGACTCCTCGGACTGGTACGCGTTCCACGGCGGCTTCATCACCGCGGTCGCCGAGGAGTCCGGCGAGGAGCCGGCCTCCTACGTCGGTGACTCCAGCGACCCCGACAACGTCGACGTGTACACGAACGAACAGAAGGTCCGGAAGGCGATGCGCGCCCGCGTCCTCAACCCCGACTGGCTGGACTCGATGGAGGACCACGGCTACAAGGGGGCCGGCGACCTCTCCTCGACAGTCGACGTGACCCTCGGCTGGGACGCGACCACCGGCGTCGTCTCGGACCGGCTCTGGGACGACGTGGCCGAGCAGTACGCCTTCGACAGCGAGCGCCAGGACTGGATGCGGGACGTGAACCCGTGGGCGCTGTCGTCCATCACGGACACGCTCCTGGAAGCCGTCGAGCGCGACCTCTGGGACGCCGACGAGGACACCGAGGAACGGCTGCGCGACCTGAACATGCAGGTGGAGGGCGACCTGGAAGCGAGGGCGTCCAGCGGGCCGGCGGACGGCGAGGCCGCCGACACGGACACCTCGGAGGTGAACGCTGATGACGACTGA